In Asanoa sp. WMMD1127, one genomic interval encodes:
- a CDS encoding transposase — protein sequence MALVRVYCGLASAEPTGRPATAGTGLTAAVVDDAGRLLDVCEITDDPAGYAELGALLAERANGPGSAAIAADSDDHEVTSLLSAAGRPLAIADDDAVDDFAERFADDESLEEMESPAAERRAVGLARALQAGAIFAVGLPVPRDLAPYRPVLAAHSALAGGRHSAAATLREVLRELYPAALRAYSDPAEPLTLAVLDALPEPGLVSGVAARGRDLPATAEAVVKRLAADGLGDEAEVAEAITALRVAIAETPRRGTISKALASASADAVRQAVAAVRSCDEGCAALVATLAARTTPITAVPRRPMRRAAATTETTEPAATPAGLHALPVPLPERGATGRRHRPEPAAAATTPRALTTPPVAPTPVTPPPTAPAPVTSATPFAEPAEPAARAASPARPPNAGRRAAEPRNPAARAADQRTPGRSTESRTSRSTERNPNRSAETAAPGLTTPTPSGGTPMPSRSPGHAWSTGFDGTSRYQQPRSATPQPPTPATLQPPTPLPAAPHSPAAPHQQPESPAAAQRMPAAPQSPAAGRYRATPEAPAAERYPAAPHLPAAPHSPAASHLPAAPHSPAADRYRATPETPATERYPAAPHLPAAPAADRYRSTPEAPAAERYPAAPHLPAAPHSPAADRYRATPETPATERYPAAPHLPAAPQLPAASQSPADRYSTAPRLPATPQSPAASTTPLPGRPVSASPANKPVSVPPPPPGITPIPAQRPTVPPAEAGEPFRATLTNAALNSARAERKRPTVIPPRANGRAAGTPPPPQPPVTGFQATDLSVPVPAPRPEPGARANWPLVDNTSDDRANGDSRFPDLSELPPSELDRPTYSAVGDDRVPPPWLADDMPPEPPILRLVEPPPLADRALRDDSPRETRNRDRRNRDDYAARYDAPPLRLVESPSDTGSHQLPIGISAPPVSDEGDGDLLIFAAARSAWFTGHPDESEDLAWASVADTGWQAAEKASSPAVGVETKSGLPRRVPQANLVPGSPLREERPLRIVRDAASIAAHTTGYFRGWRRGQEIGGYAVGGRPGRESAGGWDFSRDHGGRDESQEYEYRSART from the coding sequence GTGGCGCTCGTGCGGGTGTACTGCGGTCTCGCATCGGCGGAACCGACGGGTCGGCCGGCTACTGCCGGCACTGGTCTGACGGCGGCCGTCGTCGACGACGCCGGGCGGTTGCTCGACGTCTGCGAGATCACCGACGACCCGGCGGGTTACGCCGAGCTAGGCGCCCTGCTGGCGGAGCGGGCCAACGGCCCCGGCTCCGCCGCCATCGCCGCTGACAGCGACGACCACGAGGTGACCTCCCTGTTGTCCGCCGCCGGCCGGCCGTTGGCCATCGCCGACGACGACGCGGTCGACGACTTCGCCGAGCGGTTCGCCGACGACGAGTCGCTCGAGGAGATGGAGTCCCCGGCCGCCGAGCGCCGCGCGGTCGGCCTGGCCCGGGCGCTCCAGGCGGGTGCGATCTTCGCCGTCGGCCTGCCGGTGCCCCGCGACCTCGCGCCCTACCGGCCCGTCCTGGCCGCGCACTCCGCGCTCGCCGGTGGCCGCCACTCCGCCGCGGCGACGCTGCGTGAGGTGCTCCGGGAGCTCTACCCGGCCGCGCTGCGCGCCTACTCCGACCCGGCCGAGCCGCTGACGCTCGCCGTCCTCGACGCCCTGCCCGAGCCCGGCCTGGTCTCCGGCGTGGCCGCCCGCGGCCGTGACCTGCCCGCGACCGCCGAAGCGGTGGTCAAGCGGCTGGCCGCCGACGGGCTCGGCGACGAGGCCGAGGTGGCCGAGGCGATCACCGCGCTGCGGGTCGCGATCGCCGAGACGCCGCGCCGCGGCACCATCAGCAAGGCGCTCGCCAGCGCGTCCGCCGATGCCGTCCGGCAGGCCGTCGCCGCCGTGCGCTCCTGCGACGAGGGCTGCGCCGCGCTGGTCGCCACGCTGGCCGCCCGCACGACGCCGATCACCGCGGTCCCGCGCCGCCCGATGCGCCGCGCCGCCGCCACCACCGAGACCACCGAGCCGGCGGCGACGCCGGCCGGGCTGCACGCGCTGCCGGTCCCGCTGCCCGAGCGCGGCGCGACCGGCCGCCGGCACCGCCCCGAGCCGGCCGCCGCGGCGACCACGCCGCGCGCGCTGACGACCCCGCCGGTCGCGCCCACCCCGGTGACGCCGCCGCCGACCGCGCCGGCCCCGGTCACCTCGGCCACGCCGTTCGCCGAGCCAGCCGAGCCGGCTGCCCGGGCCGCCAGCCCGGCCCGGCCCCCGAACGCCGGGCGACGCGCCGCCGAGCCGCGCAACCCGGCCGCCCGCGCCGCCGACCAGCGCACACCGGGGCGGTCGACCGAGTCCCGCACGAGCCGTTCGACCGAGCGCAACCCCAACCGGTCCGCCGAGACGGCCGCGCCGGGCCTGACCACGCCGACGCCGAGCGGCGGCACGCCGATGCCGTCCCGCAGCCCGGGTCACGCCTGGTCGACCGGTTTCGACGGCACCAGCCGCTACCAGCAGCCGCGATCGGCCACACCGCAGCCGCCGACCCCGGCCACGCTGCAGCCCCCGACGCCACTGCCGGCCGCACCGCACTCTCCGGCGGCGCCGCACCAGCAGCCCGAGTCGCCGGCCGCCGCCCAGCGCATGCCGGCCGCGCCGCAGTCACCGGCGGCCGGCCGCTACCGGGCCACGCCCGAGGCGCCCGCGGCCGAGCGCTACCCGGCCGCACCGCACCTGCCGGCCGCACCGCACTCCCCGGCCGCGTCCCACCTGCCGGCCGCACCGCACTCCCCGGCCGCCGACCGCTACCGGGCCACGCCCGAGACGCCGGCCACCGAGCGCTACCCGGCCGCGCCGCACCTGCCCGCCGCACCGGCCGCCGACCGCTACCGGAGCACACCCGAGGCACCCGCGGCCGAGCGCTACCCGGCCGCACCGCACCTGCCCGCCGCGCCGCACTCCCCGGCCGCCGACCGCTACCGGGCCACGCCCGAGACGCCGGCCACCGAGCGCTACCCGGCCGCACCGCACCTGCCGGCCGCGCCGCAGCTGCCCGCCGCGTCCCAGTCGCCGGCCGATCGCTACTCCACCGCGCCCCGGCTGCCGGCCACGCCGCAGTCGCCCGCCGCCTCGACGACGCCGCTGCCCGGCCGGCCGGTCTCGGCCAGCCCGGCCAACAAGCCGGTCTCCGTGCCGCCCCCGCCGCCCGGCATCACCCCGATCCCGGCGCAGCGGCCGACCGTGCCGCCGGCCGAGGCCGGTGAGCCGTTCCGGGCCACGCTGACCAACGCCGCCCTCAACTCGGCCCGCGCCGAGCGCAAGCGGCCGACCGTGATCCCGCCGCGCGCCAACGGCCGCGCGGCCGGCACGCCGCCTCCGCCGCAGCCGCCGGTCACCGGTTTCCAGGCCACCGACCTGAGCGTTCCGGTGCCTGCCCCGCGACCGGAGCCGGGCGCCCGGGCCAACTGGCCGCTGGTCGACAACACCAGCGACGACCGGGCCAACGGCGACTCGCGCTTCCCCGACCTGAGCGAGCTGCCGCCGAGCGAGCTCGACCGGCCGACCTACTCGGCCGTCGGCGACGACCGGGTGCCGCCGCCGTGGCTGGCCGACGACATGCCGCCGGAGCCGCCGATCCTGCGCCTGGTGGAGCCGCCGCCGCTGGCCGACCGCGCCCTGCGCGACGACAGCCCGCGCGAGACCCGCAACCGCGACCGCCGCAACCGCGACGACTACGCCGCCCGCTATGACGCGCCGCCGCTGCGGCTGGTGGAGAGCCCGTCCGACACCGGCAGCCACCAGCTCCCGATCGGCATCAGCGCGCCGCCGGTCTCCGACGAGGGCGACGGCGACCTGCTGATCTTCGCGGCCGCCCGCTCGGCGTGGTTCACCGGTCACCCGGACGAGAGCGAAGACCTGGCCTGGGCGTCGGTCGCCGACACGGGCTGGCAGGCCGCCGAGAAGGCCTCCTCGCCTGCGGTGGGCGTCGAGACCAAGTCGGGCCTCCCGCGCCGGGTCCCGCAGGCCAACCTCGTGCCCGGCTCGCCGTTGCGCGAGGAGCGGCCACTGCGCATCGTCCGCGACGCCGCGAGCATCGCCGCGCACACCACCGGCTACTTCCGCGGCTGGCGTCGCGGTCAGGAGATCGGTGGCTACGCCGTGGGCGGCCGTCCCGGCCGCGAATCCGCCGGTGGCTGGGACTTCAGCCGCGACCACGGTGGCCGTGACGAGAGCCAGGAATACGAATACCGGTCTGCCCGGACGTGA
- a CDS encoding DNA primase: MARQSNRSKAKSPSPDEPVAEVEETTPGADTPEAAVTDEAVAADEVTDEADEVTDEATEADEVGVDPADHRGFWEDLRIDPVEIALPAGTGYTLRAYRMSNELTPTDTSDRDEDDPFSARARLAEEDEDDLVFTDEELAEQAEAAGREERRKARAGARDADEDDDEADTDRADDEDAEADVEAEEHAEEEEEEEEEEAAEEVPVFLTHRGKLLLFRSPEGLVSFIRSGAPHDLAQVDAWATLAERIEPVNVAPLDEDSYELDLVVENLRGGHDSWDPPLIIEAGEVARDLAYALRLPAVLDMLSPGSSLDDLDEALRGVVDGGIGGFMARRRLRKIGAQTASLGWRTIIGKISAAVDWRD, encoded by the coding sequence GTGGCGCGCCAGTCCAACCGGTCCAAGGCCAAGTCGCCGTCCCCGGACGAGCCCGTGGCCGAGGTCGAGGAGACCACGCCCGGCGCCGACACGCCCGAAGCGGCGGTGACCGACGAGGCCGTTGCCGCCGATGAGGTGACCGACGAGGCCGATGAGGTGACCGACGAGGCGACCGAGGCCGACGAGGTCGGTGTCGACCCCGCCGACCACCGAGGTTTCTGGGAAGACCTGCGGATCGACCCGGTCGAGATCGCCCTTCCGGCGGGCACGGGCTACACGCTGCGGGCCTACCGGATGTCCAACGAGCTCACGCCGACCGACACCTCCGACCGCGACGAGGACGACCCGTTCTCGGCCCGGGCGCGCCTGGCCGAGGAGGACGAGGACGACCTCGTCTTCACCGACGAGGAGCTGGCCGAGCAGGCCGAGGCGGCCGGCCGCGAGGAGCGCCGCAAGGCCCGCGCCGGCGCCCGCGACGCCGACGAGGACGACGACGAGGCCGACACCGACCGGGCGGACGACGAAGACGCCGAGGCGGACGTCGAGGCCGAGGAGCACGCCGAAGAAGAAGAGGAAGAGGAAGAAGAGGAGGCGGCCGAGGAGGTCCCCGTCTTCCTCACCCACCGCGGCAAGCTGCTGCTCTTCCGCAGCCCCGAGGGGCTGGTCAGCTTCATCCGTTCGGGCGCGCCCCACGACCTGGCTCAGGTCGACGCCTGGGCGACCCTCGCCGAGCGCATCGAGCCCGTCAACGTGGCGCCGCTCGACGAGGACTCCTACGAGCTCGACCTCGTGGTGGAGAACCTGCGTGGCGGCCACGACAGCTGGGACCCGCCGCTGATCATCGAAGCCGGCGAGGTGGCCCGCGACCTGGCGTACGCCTTGCGCCTGCCCGCTGTTCTCGACATGCTGTCTCCCGGTTCGAGCCTCGACGACCTCGACGAAGCCCTGCGTGGGGTCGTGGACGGCGGCATCGGCGGGTTCATGGCACGCCGCCGACTCCGGAAAATCGGGGCACAAACCGCAAGTTTGGGCTGGCGCACGATTATCGGCAAGATCTCTGCCGCTGTGGACTGGCGCGACTGA
- a CDS encoding helix-turn-helix transcriptional regulator produces the protein MKAQALHGHLDALLLSVLEGGPLHGYAVIEALKARSGGSLNLPTGTVYPALRRLERAGFVDSSWSTVNGRERRTYELTGSGRRALAGERASWTEFSSTVGRFLGAES, from the coding sequence ATGAAGGCGCAGGCGCTGCACGGCCACCTCGACGCGCTCCTGCTGTCGGTGCTCGAAGGCGGTCCGCTGCACGGCTACGCCGTGATCGAGGCGCTCAAGGCCCGCAGCGGCGGCTCGCTCAACCTGCCCACCGGCACCGTCTATCCCGCGCTGCGCCGGCTCGAGCGGGCCGGCTTCGTCGACAGCAGCTGGAGCACGGTCAACGGCCGCGAGCGCCGCACCTATGAGTTGACCGGTTCGGGCCGCCGTGCGCTGGCCGGTGAGCGGGCGAGCTGGACCGAGTTCAGCTCCACTGTGGGCCGTTTCCTCGGCGCGGAGTCCTAG
- a CDS encoding permease prefix domain 1-containing protein: MRPDSLVDQHIHRLDRALSGPSAVKRRMLTEARDGLDDAVRDLCDAGEPRVVAQRRAVAEFGSVDEVAPAFQAELAASAARVFGLRVVAVFGVSAFCSDLMWQGAPWTGPQPPAGYLLLSESVDWLGRVAIAGALLGSLALWLATRRGRAVSPRLLRGAMVALVVVLGLIAASGTALYGWSAGMWSGALTWPPMLVGGAAMTIATAWIGRAAVTGLGAVTRTPRRGNGPQWS; encoded by the coding sequence ATGCGCCCGGACAGCCTCGTCGACCAGCACATCCACCGGCTCGACCGGGCGCTGTCGGGACCGTCGGCGGTCAAGCGACGCATGCTGACCGAGGCCCGCGACGGCCTCGACGACGCGGTGCGCGACCTGTGCGACGCCGGCGAGCCGCGGGTCGTGGCGCAGCGCCGGGCGGTCGCCGAGTTCGGCTCGGTCGACGAGGTGGCGCCGGCGTTCCAGGCGGAGCTGGCCGCTTCCGCGGCCCGGGTGTTCGGGCTGCGGGTGGTCGCCGTCTTCGGGGTGTCCGCCTTCTGCAGCGACCTCATGTGGCAGGGCGCGCCGTGGACGGGCCCGCAGCCGCCGGCCGGCTACCTGCTCCTCTCGGAGAGCGTCGACTGGCTGGGCCGGGTCGCGATCGCCGGCGCGCTGCTGGGCAGCCTCGCGTTGTGGCTGGCCACCCGGCGCGGGCGGGCGGTGTCACCGCGGTTGCTGCGCGGCGCCATGGTCGCTCTCGTCGTGGTGCTGGGCCTGATCGCCGCCAGTGGCACGGCTCTCTACGGCTGGTCCGCCGGCATGTGGTCCGGCGCCCTCACCTGGCCACCGATGCTCGTCGGCGGCGCCGCCATGACGATCGCGACGGCCTGGATCGGCCGGGCTGCGGTCACCGGGCTCGGCGCGGTAACTAGGACTCCGCGCCGAGGAAACGGCCCACAGTGGAGCTGA
- the cydD gene encoding thiol reductant ABC exporter subunit CydD — translation MSRRRPFDPRLLRRVPATRRHLAVLGLCGVATAVVVVLQATALAAVLAAAAGGRLDRVALGLFVALVAGRAALAWAQGAVTAWSAAAVKEALRVELLGTVTRRDPAWLAGQRGGSLATLVGRGLDGLDAYFTGYLPQLVLGVTIPIAVLARLVFADWTSAVIVAVTIPLIPIFGALVGWQAQAATERQWRRLSRLGGHFLDMLSGLPTLRAFGRARAQVDVVRRMADAHRAATMRTLRIAFLSALVLELVATISVALVAVPVGLRLLSGGMTLQVALLVLLLTPEAYLPLRAAGSKFHASLEGLTALDEALSFPSPPASSVGTAVPRPGPIVLSGVTVAYDRTTALRDVSLTIRPGERVAIVGPSGAGKSTLLGLLLGFVQPTAGQVLVSGVDLAAADLGAWRRQVAWVPQRAHLFAGTVADNVRLGAPSTADLHEAATAAALDEVVAALPEGWDTMLGERGHGLSSGQRQRIALARAFLRSEATLVLLDEPTARLDAASEAAVVDATIGLLAGRTSVFVAHRPALLAVADRVLRVDDGVVTELALPTPATVGGRP, via the coding sequence GTGAGCCGCCGACGACCGTTCGACCCGCGGCTGCTGCGCCGGGTGCCTGCCACCCGGCGCCATCTCGCCGTGCTCGGGTTGTGCGGTGTGGCGACCGCGGTCGTCGTCGTGCTCCAGGCCACAGCGCTGGCGGCGGTGCTCGCCGCGGCCGCCGGCGGCCGGCTCGACCGCGTCGCCCTCGGCCTCTTCGTCGCCCTCGTCGCCGGCCGCGCCGCGCTGGCCTGGGCCCAGGGCGCGGTCACCGCGTGGAGCGCGGCCGCGGTCAAAGAGGCCCTCCGGGTCGAGCTGCTCGGCACGGTCACCCGTCGCGACCCGGCCTGGCTCGCCGGCCAGCGCGGCGGCTCGCTGGCGACGCTGGTGGGCCGCGGTCTCGACGGGCTCGACGCGTACTTCACCGGCTACCTGCCACAGCTCGTGCTCGGCGTGACCATTCCGATCGCGGTGCTGGCCCGGTTGGTGTTCGCCGACTGGACCTCGGCGGTGATCGTCGCCGTCACCATCCCGCTGATCCCGATCTTCGGCGCGCTGGTCGGCTGGCAGGCCCAGGCGGCCACCGAACGCCAGTGGCGGCGGCTGTCCCGGCTCGGCGGCCACTTCCTCGACATGCTGAGCGGGCTGCCCACACTGCGCGCGTTCGGCCGGGCCCGGGCCCAGGTCGACGTGGTGCGCCGGATGGCCGACGCCCATCGCGCCGCCACGATGAGGACCCTGCGCATCGCGTTCCTCTCGGCGCTGGTGCTCGAGCTCGTCGCCACCATCTCGGTGGCCCTGGTCGCGGTGCCGGTCGGCCTGCGCCTGCTCTCCGGCGGGATGACGCTCCAGGTCGCGCTGCTCGTGCTGTTGCTGACGCCGGAGGCCTACCTGCCGCTGCGCGCCGCCGGCAGCAAGTTCCACGCCAGCCTCGAAGGGCTGACCGCCCTCGACGAGGCGCTCAGCTTCCCGTCACCGCCGGCGTCGTCGGTGGGCACGGCGGTGCCGCGGCCGGGGCCCATCGTGCTGTCCGGCGTGACCGTCGCGTACGACCGGACGACCGCCCTGCGCGACGTCTCGCTGACCATCCGGCCGGGCGAGCGGGTGGCGATCGTCGGCCCGTCGGGCGCCGGCAAGAGCACCCTGCTCGGCCTGTTGCTCGGCTTCGTCCAGCCGACCGCCGGCCAGGTCCTGGTCTCCGGCGTCGACCTGGCCGCCGCCGACCTCGGCGCCTGGCGCCGGCAGGTCGCCTGGGTGCCACAGCGCGCGCACCTGTTCGCCGGCACCGTCGCCGACAACGTCCGGCTCGGCGCACCTTCGACTGCCGACCTCCACGAGGCGGCGACCGCCGCCGCGCTCGACGAGGTGGTGGCCGCCCTGCCGGAGGGCTGGGACACTATGCTGGGCGAGCGGGGCCACGGGCTCTCCTCCGGCCAGCGGCAGCGGATCGCGCTCGCCCGCGCCTTCCTCCGGTCGGAGGCCACGCTGGTGCTGCTCGACGAGCCGACCGCCCGGCTGGACGCGGCGTCCGAGGCCGCCGTGGTCGACGCCACGATCGGCCTGCTCGCCGGCCGCACCAGCGTCTTCGTCGCGCACCGGCCGGCGCTGCTGGCGGTCGCCGACCGGGTGCTGCGGGTCGACGACGGCGTGGTCACCGAGCTCGCGCTGCCCACGCCGGCCACGGTCGGTGGTCGGCCGTGA
- a CDS encoding cytochrome d ubiquinol oxidase subunit II — MELIWYAALGLAFAVYLVLGGYDYGVGLLLSGVRDDRDRRAVLTAVGPYFLGNEVWLVAAVGILFGAFPRLEGELLSGYYPAVVAALVGVILVTVAVQLRGRPEHVAARARWDRTVVAGSALAAAGWGALLGGLLQGLPIDAGGHVAGIGHLATPFVAATAITLVSLVAVQGATFLALRMPDARWAALARRLVGVALGAVAVATLLGLLSADVRAGQRLWVAAPLLVLVSALMAVRSLAPRRPGWAFVASSLALVAPVLVVGLGRYPAVLVSTIDPAATLTVTEAAAAPSTLRLLSWVAAPFVPVLIGFQAMCWWVFRGRIDGKAPVYW, encoded by the coding sequence ATGGAACTCATCTGGTACGCCGCCCTCGGGCTCGCCTTCGCCGTCTACCTCGTGCTCGGCGGCTACGACTACGGCGTCGGGTTGCTGCTCTCCGGCGTGCGTGACGACCGGGACCGCCGGGCCGTGCTCACCGCCGTCGGGCCGTACTTCCTCGGCAACGAGGTCTGGCTGGTCGCCGCCGTCGGCATCCTGTTCGGCGCGTTCCCCCGGCTCGAGGGTGAGCTGCTGTCCGGTTACTACCCGGCGGTGGTCGCGGCGCTGGTCGGCGTGATTTTGGTGACCGTGGCCGTGCAGCTGCGTGGGCGGCCCGAGCACGTCGCCGCCCGGGCGCGCTGGGACCGGACCGTGGTGGCCGGCAGCGCGCTGGCCGCGGCCGGCTGGGGCGCGCTGCTCGGCGGCCTGCTCCAGGGCCTGCCGATCGACGCCGGCGGGCACGTCGCCGGAATCGGGCATCTGGCCACGCCGTTCGTCGCCGCGACCGCGATCACACTGGTGAGCCTCGTCGCAGTGCAGGGTGCGACGTTCCTCGCGCTGCGCATGCCGGACGCGCGGTGGGCGGCGCTGGCCCGCCGACTCGTCGGGGTGGCCCTCGGCGCCGTGGCGGTGGCGACGCTGCTGGGCCTGCTCTCCGCCGACGTCCGGGCCGGGCAGCGCCTCTGGGTCGCCGCGCCACTGCTGGTGCTGGTGTCGGCCCTGATGGCGGTCCGTTCGCTCGCGCCGCGCCGGCCGGGCTGGGCGTTCGTCGCCAGCTCGCTGGCTCTGGTCGCCCCGGTGCTGGTGGTCGGCCTGGGCCGCTACCCGGCGGTGCTGGTCTCCACGATCGACCCCGCCGCGACGCTGACCGTGACGGAGGCCGCAGCCGCGCCCTCGACCCTCCGCCTACTCAGCTGGGTGGCCGCACCGTTCGTTCCGGTGCTTATAGGCTTCCAGGCGATGTGCTGGTGGGTGTTCCGCGGCCGGATCGACGGCAAGGCGCCGGTTTACTGGTGA
- a CDS encoding cytochrome ubiquinol oxidase subunit I, which produces MDPLPLARLQFATTTSIHFLFVLVTLGLVTLLVYLQTAAYVTRKPVYERMVRFWGTIYLINYVLGIATGIVMEFQFGLNWSGLSRYVGNVFGAPIALETLLAFFLESTLLGMWIFGWHRLRRGVHLALLYGVAITAYLSAFFIMAANAWLQHPVGYEVRDGIAHLTDFTALLTNPTFTMALGHVTAAALLTGGMVLAGISAWLLLRRTPDYELLRKSLWIGLVTVTIAGVPLMGFGFAQFGVVGAVQPTKFGDEAARAQAVADFTARFGPGDYLPPAYANVSLGFMILIGFTLAWAFVMLPLFYRDWIVRLKFPLVIVVLALPLPFVAAILGWLTREGGRQPWAAYGLLKVEDAVSPVSGGVMLASFLGFTALLLTLAVTNWVLIAKRAARGVGDPALGRSLADVTASDDDERRPEPVLAR; this is translated from the coding sequence ATGGACCCCTTGCCGCTCGCCCGCCTGCAGTTCGCCACCACGACCTCGATCCACTTCCTGTTCGTGCTCGTGACGCTGGGCCTGGTGACGCTGCTCGTCTACCTGCAGACCGCCGCCTACGTCACCCGCAAGCCCGTCTACGAGCGGATGGTCCGCTTCTGGGGCACGATCTACCTGATCAACTACGTGCTCGGGATCGCGACCGGCATCGTGATGGAGTTCCAGTTCGGGCTCAACTGGAGCGGGCTGTCGCGCTACGTCGGCAACGTGTTCGGGGCGCCGATCGCGCTCGAGACGCTGCTCGCGTTCTTCCTCGAGTCGACCCTGCTGGGCATGTGGATCTTCGGCTGGCACCGGCTCCGCCGCGGCGTCCACCTCGCCCTGCTCTACGGCGTCGCCATCACCGCGTACCTCTCGGCGTTCTTCATCATGGCCGCCAACGCCTGGCTGCAGCACCCGGTGGGCTACGAGGTGCGCGACGGCATCGCGCACCTCACCGACTTCACCGCGCTGCTGACCAACCCGACGTTCACCATGGCCCTCGGCCACGTCACGGCGGCCGCGTTGCTCACCGGCGGGATGGTGCTGGCCGGCATCAGCGCGTGGTTGCTGCTGCGCCGCACACCCGACTACGAGCTGCTGCGCAAGTCGCTGTGGATCGGCCTGGTGACCGTGACCATCGCCGGCGTGCCGCTGATGGGTTTCGGCTTCGCCCAGTTCGGCGTGGTGGGCGCGGTGCAGCCGACCAAGTTCGGCGACGAAGCGGCCCGGGCCCAGGCGGTCGCCGACTTCACCGCCCGCTTCGGACCAGGCGACTACCTGCCACCGGCGTACGCCAACGTCAGTCTCGGCTTCATGATCCTGATCGGTTTCACGCTGGCCTGGGCGTTCGTCATGCTGCCGCTGTTCTATCGCGACTGGATCGTGCGGCTAAAGTTCCCGCTGGTCATCGTCGTCCTCGCGCTGCCGCTGCCGTTCGTCGCCGCGATCCTCGGCTGGCTCACCCGCGAGGGCGGACGGCAACCCTGGGCGGCGTACGGGCTGCTCAAGGTCGAAGACGCCGTCAGTCCCGTCAGCGGCGGGGTCATGCTCGCGTCGTTCCTCGGCTTCACCGCCCTGCTGCTCACCCTCGCGGTGACCAACTGGGTGCTGATCGCCAAACGGGCCGCCCGCGGCGTGGGCGACCCGGCGCTCGGCCGGTCGCTGGCCGACGTCACCGCCTCCGACGACGACGAGCGCCGGCCCGAGCCGGTCCTGGCCCGATAG
- a CDS encoding M56 family metallopeptidase — translation MLYTAHFGAAVLGCYLVALVMFRSRWPATSPTIAILCWQGIGLAVGLSAIGIPISIGLQPYGQPPGTAIRTLAHDLAGGRLPAELGLGHLALISIGLGIGAVLFWSTGASLRHAVKARQRQRDLLALVARADPAAPGALVLDHPGAAAYCVPGLRPRVVISAGVLSLLPRDELAAVLSHEQAHAKERHDLVLLPFSALVRALPGVSWVVRAMAAVALLVEMRADDRARRQHTDALLAAALARFATAPSRVTPAGMLAAADHDIVARVRRLRAPLGPTPLAAMVALTVTSVLAALPIALFLS, via the coding sequence ATGCTCTACACCGCACACTTCGGCGCGGCGGTGCTGGGCTGCTATCTGGTCGCCCTGGTGATGTTCCGGTCCCGTTGGCCGGCCACCAGCCCGACCATCGCGATTCTCTGCTGGCAGGGCATCGGCCTCGCGGTCGGCCTCTCGGCGATCGGCATTCCGATCTCCATCGGCCTCCAGCCCTATGGCCAACCACCGGGCACGGCCATTCGGACGCTGGCCCACGACCTGGCCGGCGGCCGCCTCCCGGCCGAGCTCGGCCTCGGTCACCTCGCCCTGATCAGCATCGGCCTCGGCATCGGGGCGGTGCTCTTCTGGTCGACGGGCGCCAGCCTGCGGCACGCCGTCAAGGCCCGGCAGCGCCAACGCGACCTGCTCGCGCTGGTCGCGCGGGCCGATCCGGCGGCGCCCGGCGCCCTGGTGCTCGACCATCCCGGCGCCGCCGCCTACTGCGTGCCCGGCCTGCGCCCCCGGGTGGTGATCAGCGCCGGCGTGCTCAGCCTGCTGCCGCGCGACGAGCTGGCCGCCGTGCTCAGCCACGAGCAGGCGCACGCCAAGGAGCGGCACGACCTGGTGCTGCTGCCGTTCTCCGCCCTCGTCCGCGCCTTGCCGGGGGTGAGCTGGGTGGTCCGCGCCATGGCCGCCGTCGCGCTGCTGGTGGAGATGCGCGCCGACGACCGGGCCCGCCGCCAGCACACCGACGCGTTGCTGGCCGCCGCGCTGGCCCGGTTCGCCACCGCGCCGTCGCGCGTGACGCCCGCCGGCATGCTCGCCGCGGCCGACCACGACATCGTCGCCCGCGTGCGCCGGCTCCGCGCGCCGTTGGGCCCCACCCCGCTGGCGGCCATGGTCGCCCTCACCGTCACCTCCGTGCTGGCGGCGCTCCCCATCGCGCTCTTCCTTTCCTGA